GTAGGCGACGCCCATCTTGAAGGAGCGGTCGAGCGGCGGGCGCAGGAAGTCGGCGTCCTCGATCACCCTGACGCTCTCTCGCGGCACCACCCAGAGCTTGCTGGCCTCGTTGCGCCGGCTGTAGACCTCGCGAGCGTACTGGGCGGCAAACTCCGGGTCCGGCGCCTGCACGCTGCCGACGTGGACCATCACGCCGCCCTCGGCCTCGCTGCGAAAGACCTCGTAGACGTTCATGATCCTAGGCGGCGGCCGCTTGCGGCCCGGCCACGGCGCGGCGCAGCCAGGCGCCCTCCTGGTAAGACAGCCGGCGGTAGCCGAGGCGGGCTGCCGAGGCCGGGCCGTGGCCGGTCACCACGGTGACGAGTTCGTTCCAGTCGGGCTCGCTGTAGCGCCAGCGGCCCGCCGCCTCGTCGTAGCGCAGCGCCTCGTCGGGGATGACCAGGCCGATCTCGCGGATCTTCTTGACGTAGGTCGACAAGAACTCCTGCCGCAACTCCTCGTTGTACTTGGTCTTGATGCCCCAGGCGAGGTCCTTGTCCTTTGCTACCGGGGTGGGCGGGCCGTGGAACATCATCAAGGGTGCCCACCAGCGCTCCAAGGCCTCTTGCATCATCGCCTTCTGCGCGCTCGTGCCGGCTACCGCGGTCAGGACGATGTCCTCGCCGTGCTTGAGGTGGAAGGCCTCTTCCCAGCAGATGCGCTTCATCACCCGGGCGTAGGGCGCGTACGAGGAGCGTTGCAGGGCCGACTGCGAGATGATGGCCGCGCCGTCGACGAGCCAGGCGATGATACCCACGTCACCCCAGGAG
The window above is part of the Deinococcota bacterium genome. Proteins encoded here:
- a CDS encoding phenylacetic acid degradation protein PaaB, with amino-acid sequence MNVYEVFRSEAEGGVMVHVGSVQAPDPEFAAQYAREVYSRRNEASKLWVVPRESVRVIEDADFLRPPLDRSFKMGVAYRVTVEKRKTLRERLRGEKEKTHDA
- the paaA gene encoding 1,2-phenylacetyl-CoA epoxidase subunit A; the encoded protein is MLNQHETAEQIDAFKQHIEEGGKVEAGDWLPDDYRLRLAKFIEMHANSEMMGALPERDWILRAPSLQRKLAVTAKIQDEVGHAQLLYRLVEDLGKPRERIFEDLIGGKTKYHNVFHYPTYSWGDVGIIAWLVDGAAIISQSALQRSSYAPYARVMKRICWEEAFHLKHGEDIVLTAVAGTSAQKAMMQEALERWWAPLMMFHGPPTPVAKDKDLAWGIKTKYNEELRQEFLSTYVKKIREIGLVIPDEALRYDEAAGRWRYSEPDWNELVTVVTGHGPASAARLGYRRLSYQEGAWLRRAVAGPQAAAA